A section of the Deltaproteobacteria bacterium genome encodes:
- a CDS encoding DUF2029 domain-containing protein encodes MSSEPAPTPLGLVRRVPSWVAIAGFLAIVAASTHRAVERHAFAAHGDPGRWAMIDFRDTLYYPAVALRAGENPWAARFAHDHPVQRPLPPYGPVAVLAHWPLGLLPVHTAEAAYFLLTIGLTVALARVVCRACGLATGLPSILTLATLVLLSRPGQQNLLLGQCTLEIVLGCYLGLLHGARRPALGALGIVLASMKPQFALPLALLMLARGDLRAVAVGVAATGVLSLGTLLAAAGSDGPASWLTAIGRSSAAVADPAIGWTRIDVGFLTGQVLALPARAGLAAGAAALLVGIAAFRRALATEAAAAAPRGLATALACLTILLPLYHIAYDALLLTWPIVALITAARPRTHAALIALLLVPAVNYVAAHGVVSGLTAGEPAWRIATGTNAAALVAALVYAAWLALGAPRTADSSPE; translated from the coding sequence ATGTCGTCCGAGCCCGCGCCGACGCCGCTCGGGCTCGTCCGCCGCGTGCCGTCCTGGGTGGCGATCGCCGGCTTCCTCGCGATCGTGGCGGCGTCCACGCACCGCGCCGTCGAGCGTCATGCGTTCGCCGCGCACGGCGACCCCGGCCGCTGGGCGATGATCGACTTCCGCGACACCCTCTACTACCCCGCGGTCGCGCTCCGCGCGGGGGAGAATCCCTGGGCGGCGCGGTTCGCACACGACCATCCCGTGCAGCGACCGCTCCCGCCGTACGGACCGGTCGCCGTCCTGGCGCACTGGCCGCTCGGACTCCTTCCGGTCCACACCGCGGAGGCCGCCTACTTCCTGCTGACGATCGGCCTGACGGTCGCCCTGGCGCGCGTCGTGTGCCGGGCCTGCGGGCTCGCGACCGGACTCCCCTCCATACTGACGCTCGCGACGCTCGTGCTGCTCAGCCGGCCCGGCCAGCAGAACCTCCTCCTCGGACAGTGCACGCTCGAGATCGTGCTGGGGTGCTACCTCGGCCTCCTCCACGGCGCGCGGCGGCCGGCGCTCGGCGCGCTCGGGATCGTGCTCGCGAGCATGAAGCCGCAATTCGCGCTGCCGCTCGCGCTGCTCATGCTCGCCCGCGGAGATCTGCGCGCGGTCGCCGTCGGCGTCGCCGCGACGGGCGTGCTCTCGCTCGGGACGCTGCTCGCCGCCGCCGGATCCGACGGCCCGGCCAGCTGGCTCACGGCGATCGGCCGCAGCAGCGCGGCCGTCGCCGATCCGGCGATCGGGTGGACGCGCATCGACGTGGGCTTCCTCACGGGCCAGGTGCTCGCACTGCCGGCGCGAGCGGGGCTCGCCGCCGGAGCGGCGGCCCTCCTCGTCGGCATCGCCGCGTTCCGGCGCGCGCTCGCGACCGAGGCAGCAGCGGCGGCGCCGCGCGGTCTCGCGACCGCGCTCGCTTGCCTCACGATCCTGCTGCCGCTCTATCACATCGCCTACGACGCACTGCTGTTGACCTGGCCGATCGTCGCCCTGATCACCGCGGCGCGGCCGCGCACCCACGCGGCGCTGATCGCGCTGCTGCTCGTTCCGGCGGTGAACTACGTCGCGGCGCACGGCGTCGTGAGCGGGCTCACGGCCGGCGAGCCCGCCTGGCGAATCGCCACCGGCACCAATGCCGCCGCGCTCGTCGCGGCCTTGGTGTACGCAGCGTGGCTCGCGCTCGGCGCGCCGCGCACGGCCGACTCGTCCCCCGAGTGA